One segment of Coffea arabica cultivar ET-39 chromosome 7c, Coffea Arabica ET-39 HiFi, whole genome shotgun sequence DNA contains the following:
- the LOC113700214 gene encoding alternative NAD(P)H-ubiquinone oxidoreductase C1, chloroplastic/mitochondrial-like, with protein MTVAAAASAFSALGFFNSGGVGRIQSKKLSPRISARFSIKPSNFSGKNARVQFRTSASGGIQSYDSENEAEPRTYAWPDKKRPRICILGGGFGGLYTALRLESLVWPDGKKPQVVLVDQCEHFVFKPMLYELLSGEVDPWEIAPRFTDLLANTGVQFFKDRVKCFCPSDALGMNPPTVSGAGGTVHLESGLLIEYDWLVLALGAQAKLESVPGAAEYALPFSTLEDARMVDEKLRALERQNFGKDSQIRVAVVGCGYSGVELAATVSERLQDKGIVEAINVQNTVLSNAPVGNREAAVKVLSSRKVKLLLGYFVRCIREVDKSGIHDKETAKSHRNLILELQPAERGVQSQMLEADLVLWTVGTKSLLPLLEPSDKPHEIPLNARGQAETDETLRVKGYPRIFAVGDSSAFRDSSGKLLPASAQVAFQQADFAGWNLWAAINDRPLLPFRFQNLGEMMTLGRYDGAISPSFIEGLTLEGPIGHTARKLAYLIRLPTDEHRVKVGFSWLAKTAVESVAFLQDNLTKVVSGS; from the exons ATGACAGTTGCGGCAGCAGCTTCAGCTTTCTCAGCTCTGGGATTCTTCAACTCCG GGGGGGTTGGAAGAATCCAGTCGAAAAAGTTAAGCCCCCGGATTTCGGCGCGATTTTCGATTAAACCTAGCAATTTTTCTGGTAAAAACGCGAGGGTTCAGTTTCGGACTTCTGCTTCTGGCGGAATTCAGAGTTATGATTCTGAAAATGAAGCTGAACCTCGGACTTATGCATGGCCTGATAAGAAG CGACCTAGAATCTGTATATTAGGAGGTGGATTTGGAGGACTTTACACTGCTTTAAGATTAGAATCACTGGTTTGGCCAGATGGAAAGAAACCCCAG GTGGTTCTTGTTGACCAATGTGAGCATTTTGTTTTTAAGCCAATGTTATATGAGCTACTCTCTGGAG AAGTGGATCCTTGGGAAATAGCTCCACGTTTTACAGACTTGCTTGCAAATACTGGTGTGCAATTTTTCAAAGACAGGGTTAAATGCTTCTGTCCATCTGACGCGCTAGGAATGAATCCGCCCACTGTCTCTGGTGCAGGTGGAACTGTCCATCTTGAAAGCGGCCTCCTAATTGAATATGACTG GTTGGTACTTGCACTAGGTGCTCAGGCAAAGCTTGAATCTGTGCCTGGTGCTGCAGAGTATGCATTGCCATTTTCTACTCTTGAAGATGCTCGC ATGGTTGATGAAAAACTTAGAGCATTAGAGCGCCAGAACTTTGGTAAGGACTCTCAAATACGTGTGGCTGTTGTGGGATGTGGTTACTCTGGAGTTGAGCTGGCTGCCACTGTATCTGAAAGACTGCAAGATAAGGGTATCGTGGAAGCAATTAATGTGCAAAATACAGTTTTGTCTAATGCTCCGGTTGGCAATAGAGAAGCAGCAGTTAAG GTTCTCTCATCCAGAAAAGTTAAACTTTTACTGGGATATTTTGTCCGTTGTATTAGAGAAGTAGACAAGTCTGGAATTCATGATAAGGAAACAGCTAAAAGTCATAGAAACCTAATACTAGAGCTGCAGCCAGCTGAAAGGGGTGTACAAAGTCAAATGTTGGAAGCTGATCTGGTTTTGTGGACTGTTGGTACAAAGTCTTTACTTCCTCTGCTAGAACCCTCTGACAAGCCACATGAAATTCCTCTTAACGCCAGGGGACAAGCTGAAACAGATGAAACTCTTAGGGTTAAGGGTTACCCACGTATATTTGCTGTTGGTGACTCATCTGCTTTTAGAGATAGCAGTGGGAAGTTGCTTCCGGCCAGTGCACAG GTGGCATTCCAGCAAGCTGATTTTGCTGGTTGGAATCTATGGGCTGCAATCAATGACAGACCTCTGCTGCCGTTCAG GTTTCAGAATTTAGGTGAGATGATGACTCTTGGGAGATATGATGGTGCTATTTCACCAAGCTTTATTGAGGGCCTAACGCTTGAAGGCCCTATTGGTCATACTG CAAGAAAATTGGCATACTTAATAAgattaccaactgatgagcACCGTGTAAAAGTGGGGTTTAGTTGGTTGGCAAAGACAGCAGTTGAGTCTGTTGCATTTTTGCAAGACAACCTCACAAAAGTAGTTTCAGGTTCATAG
- the LOC113699674 gene encoding uncharacterized protein, with translation MALFSTYNIAVHYEEKQVKIPNIDPIGYCYLNLLFDVAEKVFGEVPGHLNKLIHMRCQIPKTDQKKDKVCVVAIDDSEGEYSDSSSDSSWLHSMDSDNEKDLDVHSDSGESDMSFSDFDDTEESALVPYSENEEETDPVQQALKSKLWTYNPKVEIEFKKGELFTNVDAFRAALKDYVIQKGFPIMRLKNENSRVTAVCGVEGCKWRIHASPVLDSMTFMIKTYQGEHTCVMDRKNTEATADWIAKKLVLVRRIHPNMSTKGVEAEMIKYGVHPSKWQMYRALIKARNEIEGNHIESYAKLPKYAELIRKYNPQSICKIHYDRPTLLVEPRFLTMFISFKAQRSGFVEGCRPFVGFDGCFLKGAYGGVLLTTVTLDANNSIFPIAFAVAEAENKETWSWFFHYFEEFFGPFTSESGFHGPLTFMSDRQKGLNIAYEEKVPVASGRHCCRHICSNFKAQFLGILLSNLFWRAAKSFDVAGHNEAMASIKEYTFNTGLKCDHVTNNCTESFNAWIGEFRGKPILTLVDGLRKKFMKKMHKRYQKGCMLTTAITPKMVGKLQKIGQASRQCELTMASTNVFEVGDMNRSYIVNLSAKTCDCGAFQISGLPCKHAALGIIYKREKLESYCEHWFSRDKYLKTYSSMIHPIPDEKMWPPMPYVTPVIVLPPPLRRAPGRPKTKKRREHDEGQSVSQPKRHCYIKCGNCGSFGHNKRSCQGAPVQNKKNGNRTTGQQVLYVLQLLLNVIILY, from the exons ATGGCTCTTTTTTCTACTTATAATATAGCTGTTCACTATGAGGAGAAACAAGTGAAAATTCCAAATATCGATCCAATTGGTTACTGTTACCTTAATCTACTATTTGATGTTGCTGAGAAGGTGTTCGGTGAAGTCCCTGGGCATCTGAATAAGTTAATACATATGAGGTGTCAGATTCCTAAGACAGATC AGAAAAAGGACAAGGTATGTGTTGTTGCCATTGATGATTCTGAGGGTGAATATAGTGATTCCAGCTCTGATTCAAGCTGGCTGCACAGCATGGATAGTGACAATGAGAAAGATTTAGATGTTCATAGCGATAGTGGTGAATCTGACATGTCATTTTCTGATTTTGATGACACTGAGGAGAGTGCCTTAGTTCCTTATtctgaaaatgaagaagaaactgACCCTGTTCAGCAAGCTTTGAAATCAAAACTGTGGACGTACAACCCAAAAGTAGAGATAGAGTTTAAGAAAGGTGAACTATTTACTAATGTCGATGCATTTAGAGCAGCTTTAAAGGACTATGTAATTCAGAAAGGATTTCCAATTATGAGACTGAAGAATGAGAATAGCAGAGTCACTGCTGTTTGTGGTGTTGAAGGATGCAAATGGAGAATCCATGCATCACCAGTTTTAGATTCCATGACCTTTATGATTAAGACTTATCAAGGTGAACACACATGTGTGATGGACAGGAAGAACACAGAAGCTACAGCTGACTGGATTGCTAAGAAACTAGTTCTAGTCAGGAGAATTCACCCCAACATGTCCACCAAAGGGGTAGAAGCTGAGATGATTAAGTATGGTGTGCATCCAAGCAAATGGCAGATGTATAGAGCACTAATTAAAGCAAGAAATGAGATTGAAGGCAATCACATTGAATCGTATGCCAAATTGCCAAAGTATGCAGAGCTGATCAGGAAATACAACCCACAAAGTATCTGCAAAATACATTATGATAGGCCTACTCTTCTTGTTGAGCCTAGATTTCTCACAATGTTTATTAGTTTCAAAGCTCAAAGAAGTGGATTTGTTGAAGGCTGTAGACCTTTTGTTGGTTTTGATGGATGTTTTTTAAAAGGTGCTTATGGTGGTGTGCTTCTCACAACAGTCACATTAGATGCTAACAATAGCATTTTTCCTATTGCATTTGCTGTGGCTGAAGCTGAAAATAAAGAAACCTGGAGTTGGTTTTTTCATTACTTTGAGGAGTTTTTTGGGCCATTTACTTCAGAAAGTGGTTTTCATGGTCCTCTAACCTTCATGAGTGACAGGCAAAAG GGCTTGAATATAGCTTATGAAGAGAAAGTGCCTGTTGCTAGTGGAAGACATTGCTGTAGGCATATCTGCAGTAATTTTAAAGCTCAATTTCTTGGTATTCTGCTTAGTAACTTGTTCTGGAGAGCAGCAAAAAGCTTTGATGTTGCAGGACATAATGAAGCCATGGCTAGCATAAAGGA ATATACCTTCAATACTGGACTAAAATGTGATCATGTCACAAATAACTGCACTGAGTCCTTCAATGCATGGATAGGTGAGTTCAGAGGGAAGCCTATCTTGACACTTGTTGATGGGCTGAGGAAGAAGttcatgaagaaaatgcataagcGATATCAGAAAGGGTGCATGCTCACCACTGCCATCACACCAAAGATGGTTGGTAAACTACAAAAAATAGGACAAGCATCAAGACAATGTGAACTCACTATGGCTTCTACTAATGTATTTGAAGTGGGGGATATGAACAGGTCCTACATAGTCAATTTATCAGCTAAAACTTGTGATTGTGGAGCATTTCAAATTTCAGGCCTTCCTTGTAAACATGCTGCACTAGGGATTATCTACAAGAGAGAAAAGCTGGAATCCTACTGTGAGCATTGGTTCTCAAGAGATAAGTACTTAAAGACATATTCAAGTATGATTCATCCAATTCCTGATGAGAAAATGTGGCCACCTATGCCATATGTTACACCTGTAATAGTCCTGCCTCCTCCATTAAGGAGAGCTCCAGGTAGACCAAAGACTAAAAAGAGAAGGGAACATGATGAAGGACAGTCTGTGTCACAACCAAAAAGACATTGCTACATCAAGTGTGGAAACTGTGGCTCTTTTGGTCACAACAAGAGGTCATGTCAAGGAGCACCTGTCCAGAATAAGAAGAATGGCAACAGAACTACTGGCCAGCAAGTGCTATATGTGCTGCAATTGCTACTGAATGTGATTATTTTATATTAA